The proteins below come from a single Nostoc sp. KVJ3 genomic window:
- a CDS encoding PRC-barrel domain-containing protein: protein MRKGSDVIDKIVVTFDKGKKIERILDLIFDQKHNQILGFLVEEKRLFRAAKVIPLEEVRAIGLDAIVVNSKESVVKVHRLPEIKEILHQNLVLKGTRILTTEGLNLGALVDLFFDEHSGQVEGYEVSGGVFADAYSGRSFVPAPETLIIGDDVAFVPPQTAQMMQEQVGGIRKAVQATEDRLQESAQTANRSLQSASQTAGEQLQSSVENMNRRLQSASQTVGEQLEAATDATNSKLQDLNRDASAFLTNNLVDPAEQKISVIGKRVERDVLTPDGNVLLLEGQEVTLVDAEAADRMNILDELYQATGGSLTANISRNLKAATESTSNQIQSATRSVAANLRESVDGLAEYVAIQQARGRRVLQTVRADDGLIIAASGQIVTESVLERAQIYGKQAELLSAAGLALASAVSSTASDTWLETKVQLHDRASVAQRNLNSFWQALKEKAEELQGRSTQAMKKQRIEQALGRPVTRVILDPKDNVILNVGELITHRAVRQAEESGVLNILLSSVYMKEPEISERELRAEEYGMAALVHHSNERSQLEAKSILVN, encoded by the coding sequence ATGCGTAAAGGTAGTGATGTTATCGATAAAATTGTCGTTACATTTGATAAAGGTAAGAAAATTGAGCGAATTCTAGATTTAATTTTTGATCAAAAACACAATCAAATTTTGGGGTTCTTGGTTGAAGAGAAGAGACTGTTTAGGGCTGCAAAAGTCATTCCTCTGGAAGAGGTGCGAGCCATCGGGTTAGATGCGATCGTCGTTAACTCGAAAGAATCTGTTGTTAAAGTACATCGTCTCCCTGAAATAAAAGAGATTCTGCACCAAAATCTCGTCCTCAAAGGAACAAGAATTCTGACCACAGAGGGACTAAACCTTGGCGCGCTAGTTGATTTGTTCTTCGATGAGCATAGTGGACAGGTGGAAGGATACGAAGTTTCTGGTGGTGTATTTGCCGATGCTTACTCAGGGCGATCGTTCGTTCCCGCTCCCGAAACGCTGATAATTGGTGACGATGTTGCTTTTGTACCTCCACAAACTGCTCAGATGATGCAAGAACAGGTAGGTGGTATTCGCAAAGCCGTCCAAGCAACTGAAGATAGGTTGCAAGAATCGGCCCAAACAGCTAACCGCAGTTTACAGTCAGCCAGCCAGACAGCAGGTGAGCAACTGCAAAGCTCAGTAGAGAATATGAACCGCAGGTTACAGTCAGCCAGCCAGACGGTAGGTGAGCAACTAGAAGCCGCAACTGATGCGACTAACAGCAAACTGCAAGACCTCAATCGAGATGCATCTGCCTTCCTGACAAACAATCTGGTCGATCCAGCGGAGCAAAAAATATCCGTGATTGGCAAGCGGGTTGAGCGGGATGTGCTGACTCCAGATGGTAATGTACTGCTATTAGAGGGGCAGGAAGTCACCCTAGTCGATGCAGAAGCGGCCGATCGCATGAATATCCTCGATGAACTCTATCAAGCCACGGGTGGCAGCCTTACTGCAAACATTAGTCGCAATTTGAAAGCAGCAACAGAATCTACTAGCAATCAAATTCAGAGCGCAACTCGCAGCGTTGCTGCTAACTTACGTGAATCGGTTGATGGACTAGCAGAATATGTGGCGATCCAGCAAGCAAGAGGGCGTAGAGTCTTGCAAACAGTGCGTGCTGACGATGGGTTAATTATTGCGGCATCTGGGCAGATTGTCACCGAATCCGTCCTTGAGCGGGCCCAGATTTACGGCAAACAAGCAGAATTACTGAGCGCTGCTGGTCTGGCTTTGGCTAGTGCAGTTAGTTCTACCGCCAGTGACACATGGTTAGAAACCAAAGTTCAACTGCACGATCGAGCAAGCGTTGCTCAAAGGAATCTCAACAGTTTCTGGCAAGCTTTGAAAGAGAAAGCAGAAGAGTTACAAGGACGCAGTACCCAGGCGATGAAGAAGCAACGAATTGAACAAGCACTGGGTCGTCCAGTTACCCGCGTCATTCTCGATCCAAAAGACAACGTGATTCTGAATGTGGGTGAATTGATTACCCATCGGGCTGTTCGTCAGGCTGAAGAAAGTGGAGTCTTGAATATTTTGCTGAGTTCGGTCTATATGAAGGAGCCAGAAATATCCGAGCGAGAACTCCGTGCCGAAGAATATGGAATGGCAGCCTTGGTGCATCATAGTAACGAGCGATCGCAACTTGAAGCCAAATCAATTTTAGTAAACTAA